The following coding sequences lie in one Bacillota bacterium genomic window:
- the secG gene encoding preprotein translocase subunit SecG, which yields MLKTILLVFQIMFSLGLIATILLQSGRSAGLSGVIAGGAQSLLGKKKGIDEFLNRISTVLAVGFLLLTLMVAIL from the coding sequence TTGCTCAAAACTATTTTACTTGTTTTTCAAATCATGTTCAGTCTCGGTTTGATTGCGACGATCCTGCTGCAGTCAGGGAGGAGCGCCGGTTTATCCGGAGTGATTGCCGGGGGAGCCCAGTCTTTATTAGGCAAGAAAAAGGGGATTGATGAATTTCTGAACAGAATCTCGACTGTTCTTGCCGTTGGTTTTCTGCTTTTAA
- the eno gene encoding phosphopyruvate hydratase, which yields MSLITEVLAREILDSRGNPTVEVDVYLEDGSIGRAAVPSGASTGAHEALELRDGDKERFQGKGVLNAVENVLSIIAPKIIGMEAAEQVYIDRTMLDLDGTPNKEKLGANAILGVSLATAKAAAASFGLPLYRYLGGIGARQLPVPFMNILNGGKHADNNVDIQEFMVIPLGADSFRTALRMGTEIFHHLRGVLKERGLSTTVGDEGGFAPSLRSNEDALDVIVEAIARAGYQPGEEVFLGLDVAATELYEGGKYHFRGVGVSRTAPELIDFYLELVDRYPIISIEDGLAEDDWEGWEQLTKALGARVQLVGDDLFVTNRTRLERGIQNGTANAILVKVNQIGTLTETLETVETARRASYGVIISHRSGETEDTTIADLVVALNAGQIKTGAPSRTDRVAKYNQLLRIEEELGGAAVYAGRSALYNLSRQC from the coding sequence ATGTCGTTGATTACGGAGGTACTCGCAAGGGAAATTCTGGATTCCCGCGGCAACCCCACGGTAGAGGTTGACGTCTATCTGGAGGATGGGAGCATCGGCAGGGCCGCTGTTCCTTCGGGGGCCTCCACCGGGGCACATGAAGCCCTGGAGCTGCGGGACGGGGACAAGGAGCGGTTTCAGGGTAAGGGGGTTTTGAATGCTGTTGAAAACGTCTTGAGCATCATCGCCCCGAAAATAATCGGGATGGAGGCCGCCGAGCAGGTCTACATTGACCGGACCATGCTTGATTTGGACGGTACCCCCAACAAAGAAAAACTCGGAGCAAACGCCATTTTAGGAGTTTCCCTGGCAACTGCGAAAGCCGCTGCGGCCAGTTTCGGCCTCCCCCTTTACCGCTACCTGGGGGGGATCGGGGCGCGCCAGTTACCTGTCCCTTTTATGAACATCCTGAACGGAGGAAAGCACGCCGATAACAACGTGGACATTCAGGAGTTCATGGTTATCCCCCTCGGGGCGGACAGTTTCCGGACCGCCCTGCGCATGGGAACGGAAATTTTTCATCACCTCCGGGGAGTTTTGAAAGAACGGGGGTTAAGTACAACTGTGGGGGACGAAGGGGGTTTTGCTCCGAGTTTGAGGTCAAATGAAGATGCGCTCGATGTGATTGTCGAGGCGATCGCGCGTGCTGGCTACCAGCCCGGGGAGGAGGTTTTCCTGGGTCTTGACGTGGCCGCCACAGAGCTCTACGAAGGAGGCAAGTATCATTTCCGGGGGGTAGGGGTCTCCCGGACCGCGCCCGAGCTCATTGATTTTTACCTGGAACTGGTCGATCGCTATCCGATTATCTCAATTGAAGATGGACTCGCCGAGGATGACTGGGAAGGATGGGAGCAACTGACAAAGGCGCTCGGAGCCCGGGTTCAGCTGGTTGGTGACGACCTCTTTGTCACAAACCGTACCCGCCTGGAAAGAGGCATCCAAAACGGAACCGCCAACGCAATTCTCGTTAAGGTCAACCAGATCGGCACCCTCACCGAGACCCTGGAAACCGTGGAAACTGCCAGGCGGGCCTCTTACGGTGTGATTATTTCTCACCGCTCCGGGGAAACCGAGGATACCACCATTGCGGATCTTGTGGTTGCTCTTAACGCGGGCCAGATAAAGACCGGGGCGCCTTCCCGTACCGACCGGGTTGCGAAGTACAACCAGCTCTTGCGGATTGAGGAAGAACTGGGGGGAGCCGCGGTTTACGCGGGCCGGAGCGCGCTTTACAACCTTTCCCGGCAGTGCTAG